A part of Helicoverpa zea isolate HzStark_Cry1AcR chromosome 17, ilHelZeax1.1, whole genome shotgun sequence genomic DNA contains:
- the LOC124638571 gene encoding toll-like receptor 3 produces the protein MEYRIFFCLIIVNLIVTSQQCTQELDSQECRYILHCMDYLTDNFGWSYYRRNYHSMPGIDTAECPSYESINYAGYQMYPVHVVIQSAQHNLGSLPLTRRSGDELLHIIYSLDLSNNNYQHTPVLKSMENLAVLNMSRNHLKTAVLSNMNVLSKLREIDFSYNRISDIKLEAFTHPYNMLTKLNMSHNYLVKIPDAVFDKIDDLQTLDLSHNYIEGLSPFTFEGSRSLLHLNLSNNRLTDINSSLFRFSELKVLSLSGNRIKDLKESDFEKLNKLEVLDLSSNSIKTIGFNVFQNMVLLYSLDLSHNELEVANKDAFANLRSLSSINLSTNKLKSLPKDLFKNKTIKDFSVSENILEGSLSRGMFEGIDVTTLDLSFQLLTAIEDYAFKGLVKLESLYLNNNDISSLSNMCFKTLTGLTLLDLSNNKIASIDFDKADLTFLQTLFLRNNQLVQIKHEHFQSLSSLAFLDVSQNAIAQLEPSSFVSLRSLISLRLSNNPLSGTLQTDTFNGLVSLPSLDISGNLLTTVQNASFNEMSELKELNMSHSKIKDLQYNVFAHTGYIETLDLSYNELEFFSVNMTDLVGLSSLFLNNNLIKEISSTTLYGISSLTKLNLASNLIENIHNESFNSLIELRCLDLSYNEKLQFRSTLLEKMKSLDILKLSGIKTAVHFTQFDESTVTEVEIADAGLNNISALNLSAFTHMSTLGLRNNSISRIDVGAFAGISTLRYLDLSFNKISFIQPGAFKDNELLFSLNISHNYLSAISYGVFRGLIYLGTLDMSYNNIKDLQSERFYEVKSLTELIVDHNQINYVNAEEFSGLSKLSIGDNPLPCHILVILKKRGVPFEITAINIDEHSSENIDGITCNKDQEISIINSTTTVSDVTEQNGVLLDIRNILYNMSQNTNVQDTNDHAIENLTNVIEKSNIIINENFVQLANLTSKVIDSNNNTNMLLKKILNSLKENTVTSVATTPSVLLGFNGSQNTDLIPYINKIRKELEKTIADEKQNIMNELEGKFSLIQYHTEAMPTSPNNEKLVSTTEASKSIFTETCVALILLILVGLVLYKFYKSRMFVRSRMSYSTRELPGAMDNSTL, from the exons ATGGAGtatcgaatattttttt gcCTCATCATCGTAAACTTAATAGTGACGTCACAGCAATGCACTCAAGAGCTCGACTCTCAAGAATGCCGCTACATCCTACACTGCATGGACTACTTAACTGACAATTTCGGTTGGAGCTACTATCGACGTAATTACCACAGTATGCCTGGAATCGATACCGCCGAATGCCCCAGTTACGAAAGCATAAACTACGCAGGATATCAAATGTACCCCGTACACGTTGTTATACAGTCAGCACAGCACAATCTTGGGTCGCTTCCTTTAACCAGAAGAAGTGGCGACGAGCTACTACATATCATATACTCTTTAGATTTAAGCAACAACAACTATCAACATACTCCAGTCCTCAAAAGTATGGAAAACCTTGCCGTTCTCAACATGTCGCGGAACCATTTAAAAACAGCTGTTTTATCCAACATGAACGTCTTAAGTAAGTTACGTGAAATAGATTTTTCGTACAACAGAATAAGCGATATCAAACTCGAGGCTTTCACGCATCCTTACAATATGTTAACAAAACTCAATATGTCACATAATTACTTGGTTAAGATTCCCGATgctgtttttgataaaattgacGATCTGCAAACGTTAGATTTGTCGCACAACTACATTGAAGGTTTGAGTCCGTTTACCTTCGAAGGCAGCAGGAGTCTGTTACATCTTAATTTGTCTAACAACAGATTAACAGACATCAATTCCTCACTCTTCAGATTCAGTGAACTAAAAGTTCTAAGCCTCAGTGGCAACAGAATAAAAGATCTAAAAGAAAGCGACTTTGAAAAGTTAAACAAACTTGAGGTTCTTGATTTGAGTTCAAACTCTATCAAAACAATAGGTTTTAATGTGTTTCAAAATATGGTTCTGTTGTACAGTTTAGATTTAAGCCATAATGAGTTAGAGGTTGCGAACAAAGACGCGTTTGCTAATTTAAGATCTTTAAGTAGTATCAATCTTTCGACGAATAAGCTAAAGTCTCTGCCTAAAGacttgttcaaaaataaaacaatcaaagaTTTTTCAGTTAGTGAAAATATATTAGAAGGTTCGCTATCAAGGGGTATGTTTGAAGGTATCGACGTAACCACATTGGATTTAAGTTTTCAATTATTGACGGCAATAGAAGACTACGCTTTCAAAGGCCTTGTAAAACTTGAATCTTTGTATCTTAATAACAATGATATTTCTTCACTATCGAACATGTGCTTTAAGACATTAACTGGTTTGACACTGCTGGACTTATCTAACAACAAAATCGCTAGCATTGACTTTGACAAAGCGGACCTGACATTTCTTCAGACCTTGTTTCTGAGAAATAATCAACTGGTTCAAATAAAACACGAACACTTTCAAAGTTTAAGTAGTTTAGCATTTTTGGATGTATCCCAAAACGCCATTGCCCAGTTGGAACCGAGTTCGTTCGTATCGTTGAGAAGTCTGATCAGTTTGCGACTGTCTAATAACCCTTTGTCGGGGACATTACAAACTGACACATTCAATGGCTTAGTTTCATTGCCCAGCCTTGATATTTCTGGCAATTTACTGACAACTGTGCAAAACGCATCATTCAACGAAATGAGTGAATTAAAAGAACTGAACATGTCTCATAGTAAAATTAAAGATTTACAATATAACGTTTTTGCTCACACTGGGTATATTGAAACGCTTGATCTATCGTATAATGAACTAGAATTCTTCTCTGTGAACATGACAGATTTAGTAGGATTAagctctttatttttaaataataatttaatcaagGAAATATCTTCTACCACCTTGTACGGAATATCAAGCTTAACTAAATTGAACTTAGCTTCCAATTTAATAGAAAACATTCACAATGAATCATTCAACAGTCTGATTGAATTGCGTTGCTTAGATCTGTCCTATAATGAAAAACTTCAATTCAGGAGTACGTTGTTGGAAAAAATGAAAAGTTtagatattttaaaactatccGGGATCAAAACTGCTGTTCATTTCACTCAGTTTGACGAATCAACAGTTACTGAAGTAGAGATAGCAGACGCAGGTCTAAATAACATAAGCGCTTTGAATCTGAGCGCGTTCACTCACATGAGTACTTTGGGATTAAGGAACAATAGCATATCGAGGATAGACGTAGGAGCTTTCGCAGGAATAAGCACTCTCAGATATTTAGATCTGAGCTTCAATAAAATATCCTTCATCCAACCGGGAGCGTTCAAAGACAATGAACTcctattttcattaaatatttctcACAATTACTTATCAGCTATCAGTTACGGAGTGTTTCGTGGCCTCATCTACTTGGGTACTCTAGACATGTCATATAATAACATCAAAGATTTGCAAAGTGAAAGATTTTATGAAGTAAAAAGTTTAACTGAGCTGATTGTTGATCATAACCAAATTAATTATGTTAACGCCGAAGAATTTTCAGGCTTATCGAAGTTGAGTATAGGAGACAATCCACTACCTTGCCACATTTTAGTAATACTTAAAAAAAGAGGCGTGCCTTTTGAAATAACAGCTATTAATATTGATGAACATAGTAGTGAAAATATTGATGGAATAACCTGTAATAAAGATCAAGAAATATCGATTATTAATTCAACAACGACTGTCAGTGACGTCACTGAACAGAATGGGGTGCTTTTAGATATAAGAAACATTTTGTATAATATGAGCCAAAATACTAACGTTCAGGATACTAATGACCATGCTATAGAAAACTTAACAAATGTTATTGAAAAGTCTAACATCATAATTAACGAAAACTTCGTACAGCTTGCTAACTTGACATCCAAAGTAATAGATTCAAACAACAATACAAATATGTTgttgaagaaaatattgaatTCATTGAAAGAAAATACTGTCACTAGTGTTGCCACTACGCCTTCAGTTCTTTTAGGCTTCAATGGCTCTCAAAATACAGATTTGATTCcatacataaacaaaataagaaaagaaTTAGAAAAAACAATAGCAGATGAAAAGCAAAACATTATGAATGAATTGGAAGGAAAATTCTCTTTAATTCAATACCATACTGAAGCCATGCCCACAAGTCCTAATAATGAGAAATTGGTTTCAACTACGGAAGCttcaaaatctatatttacgGAGACGTGTGTAGCattgatattattaattttagttgGTTTAGTGTTATATAAGTTTTATAAGTCAAGAATGTTTGTTAGGAGTCGAATGTCTTATAGTACTCGGGAGTTGCCGGGTGCCATGGATAATTCAACTCTGTAA
- the LOC124638375 gene encoding leucine-rich repeat-containing G-protein coupled receptor 6-like yields the protein MIQVYIHLLVIMTSVVLSSCYCPDELIHGTGPCSFRIHCTGDIRGVRLPIECTEATNFPVNVEVTITDAVDGFDENTDLEFLNTITSLKMTGQWQHAKLTILSYTPKLQNLVLVNNCIQNISGGPFYYLNSLITLNLSHNRLTDISELFQFENQPNKLRVLSLAYNAIEMLPGDAFGELSSLVELDLSYNAISDLTEEPFFNLTKLEKLRLNNNRIKDLNGAVNSLQNLKHLYLRGNSIQHINEESLMIIKHLETFDISWNQLEQIEPIMFSRHWNHFGNHSFCKIILTGNHITNLPNATSNEIFSRFARNLEKNMNINIVTELDLSSNVISNIEYNAFQSLMRLVTLDLSKNKLIDFRVDANDLADIKCLNLSGNYISHLYYESFVYMTNLQNLDLSHNNINYIPDMTFNNNYNLKYVNMTFNEIAKLDNIYIRMFHPEGGSLDLSNNGLFKLHIPHGEGIRLEKLILRSNIISDPTLVDLSHQTELKQLDMSVNQIEDLNSTSLLLPESTLMYLDLTCNKIQSIGPATFKRVPHLKTLRLGNNQLTKLEYGAFQGLTDLSNLDLSYNRITYLDSKYLLDLKYLHVLSLRSNDMIFLDMNSWYGHKVDLTLYVDNNNLTCEWLGRALKDYNNGYTRVRPTALVGGKGKNTLEGIPCIADESERLTGASQNVLADERLLVTSQKILEEVRQQNYYFRKFFQQQMEKSKI from the exons ATGATTCAAG TATACATCCATCTTCTCGTCATCATGACGAGTGTGGTACTATCGTCATGCTACTGCCCCGATGAACTGATCCACGGTACTGGTCCGTGCTCCTTCCGCATCCACTGCACCGGTGACATCCGAGGAGTTCGCCTCCCCATCGAGTGCACCGAAGCTACCAACTTCCCCGTCAACGTCGAAGTTACCATCACTGACGCCGTCGACGGTTTCGACGAAAACACAGACTTAGAATTCCTCAATACAATCACCAGCCTCAAAATGACAGGACAATGGCAACACGCTAAACTAACCATACTCTCCTACactcctaaactacaaaactTAGTACTCGTCAACAACTGCATCCAGAACATATCAGGTGGACCCTTCTATTATTTAAACAGTCTCATTACTCTTAATCTGTCACACAATAGGTTAACGGACATTTCTGAACTCTTCCAATTCGAAAATCAACCAAATAAACTAAGAGTACTCTCACTTGCATATAATGCTATCGAGATGTTACCAGGCGACGCTTTCGGTGAACTATCCTCTTTGGTAGAACTTGATCTGTCATATAATGCTATCTCTGATTTAACTGAGGAGCCATTTTTCAATCTTACTAAACTAGAAAAGTTAAGATTGAATAATAACAGAATCAAGGATTTGAATGGTGCTGTAAACAGTTTACAAAACTTGAAACATCTGTATTTGAGAGGCAATTCTATACAACACATAAACGAAGAGTCACTCATGATTATTAAACACTTAGAAACCTTTGATATTTCATGGAACCAGTTGGAACAAATTGAGCCGATCATGTTCTCAAGGCACTGGAACCATTTCGGTAACCATTCCTTTTGTAAAATCATTCTCACTGGTAATCACATTACTAATTTACCAAACGCAACTTCCAACGAGATATTTTCTAGATTTGCcaggaatttagaaaaaaatatgaatataaacataGTTACTGAACTAGATTTATCATCGAATGTGATTTCAAACATTGAATACAACGCATTCCAATCGTTGATGCGACTCGTTACTCTTGACTTATCTAAAAACAAGCTCATTGACTTTAGAGTCGACGCCAATGATCTCGCTGACATCAAATGCTTGAACCTGAGTGGTAACTACATTTCCCATTTGTATTACGAAAGTTTCGTATACATGACAAACTTGCAGAACCTTGATTTGTCTCACAACAACATTAACTATATACCCGATATGACTTTCAACAACAATTACAATTTGAAATATGTTAACATGACTTTCAACGAAATTGCTAAACttgataatatttacataagaatGTTCCACCCGGAAGGTGGTAGCTTAGACCTTTCCAATAACGGATTGTTCAAGCTTCATATACCACACGGGGAAGGCATAAGACTAGAGAAACTAATATTACGATCAAACATTATATCAGATCCAACACTAGTAGACCTTAGCCATCAAACAGAACTGAAACAACTTGACATGAGCGTCAATCAAATTGAAGATCTGAACTCGACATCACTCTTGCTACCCGAGTCGACGCTTATGTATCTAGACTTGACTTGCAACAAAATACAAAGCATAGGTCCGGCGACTTTCAAAAGAGTGCCCCATTTGAAAACGCTTCGGCTGGGCAACAATCAGTTGACGAAGTTAGAGTACGGAGCGTTCCAAGGTCTAACCGATCTCTCGAACCTGGATTTATCATACAACAGGATTACTTATTTAGATTCAAAGTATTTATTGGACTTGAAGTATCTACACGTTCTGTCTTTGAGGTCGAATGATATGATTTTTTTGGACATGAACAGTTGGTACGGGCACAAGGTTGATTTGACGTTGTATGTTGACAATAATAATCTGACTTGCGAGTGGTTGGGACGGGCCTTGAAGGATTACAACAACGGGTACACTAGAGTTAGACCCACCGCGTTGGTTGGTGGCAAAGGCAAAAATACTTTAGAGGGTATTCCCTGTATAGCCGATGAGTCTGAGAGATTAACCGGTGCTTCTCAAAATGTACTGGCCGACGAGCGTTTGTTGGTAACCAGTCAAAAGATTCTAGAAGAGGTACGGcaacaaaattattactttaGGAAATTTTTTCAGCAACAAATGGAAAAATCGAAAATTTAA